The sequence GTGGCTCAAGCGGCGGGTCAGCTGTGGCAACCGCAATGGGAATGGCCTTTGGCGCCGTTGGTTCAGATACAGCTGGTTCCATCCGTCTTCCGGCTGCCATGTGCGGTACGGTCGGGTTCAAACCAACCTATGGAGTTGTCAGCAGACGGGGGTGTCTGCCGTTCAGCTGGTCATTGGACCACGCTGGCCCGATGACCAGAACCGTGCAGGATGCGGCCATCATGCTTGAAGTGATGAAAGGGCATGATGCAAAGGACCCGGCATCTGTAAAAAGAAATGTACCAGCCTTGTCTGACGTTACACTAAACGACTTAAAGGGTGTAAAGCTAGGATTCTATGTACCTTATATGTTTGCTGGGATTGATGTGGATGTGAAACGGGTCATTGAAGAAGCCTTCCGTCAAATGGAAATCCTCGGGGCAGAAATCGTTCCAATTGATTTACCGGGAATTGATGAAGCACTGAATGCATTAAAAACAATTGCTCAATCAGAGGTTGTCTCTGTTCACGAACCGTTATTGAATAAGTACGGGCATCTATATGGCGATGATTTAAAATACCGCTTTGAATTTGGCAGTGATATTACTGCGACAGCATACCTTCGTGCTCAGCGCAGACGTGATCAATTTGTCAGAGACACAATGAAGCAAATGATGGGAATTGATGCCTTAGTGGGTCCAACCAATGTCCAGCCCCCATTTGAGATTGGAACAATGGTGCCGGAAATGGCTATTAGTAATATGTTTACCTTGGGAAAAACGCCATTAGCTAATATTCTCGGTTTTCCGGCCTTATCTGTAGCCTGCGGTTTTACATTAGAAAATCTGCCTGTCGGATTACAGCTAATTGGAAAACCATTTACAGATCAGAGAATCCTTCAAATCGGTGACTGCTACGAAAAATCAATGCCATGGGTCAAGGCTTTAATCAAACATGGGACTAGCCCCTTTCCATCATGAAGCTAAGAGAATGCTTACAATCAACAAATTGAAGAATAAGAGGAGAACCAAATGATATGTAAAATGGAGCATGTGGCCATTATGGTACGTGATATGGAACAATCGATTCGTTTTTATTCGGAGACTTTTGGTTTTAACGTCAGACTCCGCGGTAATAAACTGGATCGAGAGATGGTTTTTTTGTATCTCGAAGCACAACCAGATATGGAGATTGAACTGATACAAGAGAAAACAGGAGCTACCGAGTACAGTGAAACAGGAATCGTGAATCACCTTGCATTTACAGTTGAAAACATGGAGGAAACGATTCAGTTTTTAAAGGAAAAAGAAATCATTCTTCCTTCTGAACAAGTAAAGCCAACATTGGAAGGCGGACGCATGATTCTCTTTCATGGTCCTAATAGGGAGTTGCTGCAATTAATAGAAAAAGTAAAATAAGCGAGTCAGCTTCAAATAGGGTAGTTATAAGCACAAAAAAATTTACATATATAAGGGGGATAATAATGGCAAGAATTATGCGTTTAGGCCGTGTGGAATTAGCTGTATTGGACTTAGATAAATCAGTTGAATACTATACAAAGGTTATCGGGTTAGAAGAAACAGGACGTATGGGAAATAGTGTTTACTTAAAGGCATGGGATGAATTTGATCATCATAGTCTCATTTTAACCCAATCGAACAAGGCGGGATTAGTCCATTTGGCTTTTAAAGTAGAGACACTTGATGATCTTGCTTATTATGAAAGAAAAATAGAGGAATTTGGCTGTACAACTACTCGGATTTCGAGCCACACAAGATTAGCAGAAGGGGAAGCCGTTCATTTTATTTTGCCAACGGGACATCACTGTGAGCTTTATCATGAAATTGGTTTTCTAGGAAGCTCTGTGGGAACATTAAACCCTCATCCATGGCCATTAGAAGCAGTAGGGATTGCGCCACATCGTGTTGACCATTGTTTACTAACTGGGGACGATCTTAAAACAGTTACAAGATTTTTTATTGAAGCTTTAAACTTTAGACAAAGTGAAAGAATTACGACAGTAGATGGAGAGGAGCTATTAGGCAGCTTCCTGTTCTCAACGAATAAAGCCCATGATTTAGCGTTTGTTAAAGGACCTGATGCGAAGCTTCACCATGCTGCCTTTGCCGTGGATTCCCTTCATGATGTATTTAAAGCGGCAGACCTTTTATCCATGTATGAAGTACCGTTTGATGTAACGCCAACCCGTCATGGAATTACGCGAGGACAAACGATTTACTTCTTTGACCCATCAGGAAACCGTAATGAAGCATTTGCCGGTGGCTATCTCTCATATCCGGATATGCCAACCATTACGTGGACAGAGGATAAAATTGGACAAGGGATTTTCTATCATCGAAGAGAATTATCCGAGTCCTTTATGAAAGCACTGACCTAAACGGTACTTTGAATAGATGAGAAAATGAACGGTGAGGTGAAAATATGTATAAAGTTTCCTTAAAGGCAAGAAACCAACAATTTGACTATCCTTGTGCTCCAGAGCAAACACCCCTACGGGCAGCGCGAGACCATTTCATACCAATGCCAACCGGCTGTCAGCGAGGTGGCTGTGGGATGTGCAAGGTAAAGGTATTGGATGGTGAGTTCGACCATGAATTGACGCGCTCCCATGAGTACCTTTCAGACGAAGAGCTTTACAATCGCTATGCTTTAGCCTGCTGCATGACACCTAAAAGTGACCTATCCATCATCACCAGCGAAGATTACGAGAAGCATAAAAAAGAAGCAGAAGCCCTTCGCTAAGTAATCAAGTAATGTTCATATGCTATTATTGGGAGTGAAGCGGAAGGGACTTTCCTCCGCTTCTACAGCCCAAACCTAAGAGAAATTTCTTGGGAAGCTTATTTCCCGCTTAATCGCTCTGGTAGGCTTTGGATCGATTGAACGACGGAATCTAGCTTTGCTTCGATTCGATAGAGCAAGAACAGGGTAACCGCAATTGGAAAGCCGACCTCACTTATGAGGGGAATGAATTCTTCCATGAAAGACACCTCGTTTCGTTCATTTTATAAAGGAAAAGGCTGCCTCCCAATGGAAAGCAGCCTTTTTTCAATGGCTTACCTGACGGAGGGTAGCCCTTCTTATACGATTTCGTAATCAGTTACATTATGCTCAACAAGACGTGCTTCTTTCGCGATGACAAAGCTATGATTATCACCGCCGAAAATATTGGCGGCAATCACCATATCCATTACCTGCTTCACAGCCGTTTTATCAACCGGCTCCTTCGGATAATCAATCGTTAGCTTTGCCGTTTTTCCTAAACCATTGGTAAAATGGAGCTCAAGCTTCTTTGCCATATTTGTCATCCTCTCCTCTTAAATTCTCGCTATTAAGCCATTACTTCATAGAGTGCATTCTTTTCAACCGTTGAAAGCGGATGGATGGAAAGGGATGCTAAGGCCTGTCCCACCTGATAAAGCTGATCGGCTGTAGCTGAATCCACTACCCCGGCATACGTTTTCCTCTTTAAAATCGGTTTTCCACTTTCATTCATCCCTGTTTCGAACGTTAATTGCAGCTTGAATGACTTTGCTAATGTCTGTGCCATCTTCATCATCCTCTCCTTTCATGCTTGTTATATAGAGAAAGTCGTTAAAAGTGTCCTATGAATTTAAAAAATTTTCTATTGGAAGAAAAGGGGGAGTACTTCTGCTCCACAGCCGGAGGTAATCCAAATATTTATATGAAAGCATGTGCGTCATCTCTTCTCAACTTTTGCAGCGCTCTCCTTTCACAGGAACGGACGGTTGCTAGCTTTCGATTTTCTATGCGAGCTATTTCACGATTGGAGAGACCAACATAGAAGTGCTGCAGGACCCACTTTTGCTCACGATCCGTTAGATGGCGAAAATGGCTTAATAGTGTCTCCTTTTCTAGCAGTTCAGTTTCTACTGTTAATAGGTTCCAGTATTCTTCACTTGGGTAAAAGCATTGGTCATCGTATTGTTTTTCCTTTTTTAAGGCGCAGAGAATTCTTCCTTTAATAAAGCTGTAGGCATAGGTGGAAAACTTTCCTTTTTCAGGCTTGAAGTTTTTGCTTGCATCCCAAAGCGCGATTAAGCCAATTTGATAGAAATCATCCTGGTTTTTGTAAATATGCAAAGTATGGATAATCGAGTAAATCATGTTTGAATACTTAGAGGCCAGTTGTTCAAATTCAAGGTCCATGCTTGAACGCCTTTCGGAACGTGCACCATTCCTTGTATTCCCGGGTAACCCTAAAATACAGGGAAACAGGATAGAGTGCGACTTCTTCAAAACGCCATTTCGGTTTGGAAAATACCTATTTGCAGCTGGAAAATGCTCATTTCTGTGTGGAAAATGTTCATTTCGAGCACAAAACGAGGAAAAAGGCAGAACTTAAGTAAGCGGGAAGTTTCGGAGAAAAACGAAATAAAAAGGTGCTCCGATAAAGGAGCACCCGAAAACACAATTGTCACGCCGCCTTAAACGTAACGCCAATTATGCTTTTACTATTTCCATACTTCAATTATTTCTAATTATAGAATAATATATGAAACGCGTTTCATAGCAAGTAATATTTTCAAGTATTAAGAAGAAGTATATGGTGGTTGAAATGAAAACGTCTGGCTAGAAGCATACTATAGTGTGTCTAAATTACAACAAATGGGAAGGCACAGCTGCTTGACATGACTAGCTATGCTAAAATATGAATAAGTTCAATAAATATTAATTTAATATATCCATATAATTCTAAATTTTCTTGCACTCAGTTTTTGTTCTAGCTTTAACTTCATTCAGCAAATGCTTTTTGTACCTTATCGAGCGAGCTCGATAAAAATCCGGACGCAAATTCGACGGGCGAATTTGATTCCTCGTTTTAAACCCTTCATCGCATGACATTCTATTTCCATGATAAAAGGAGAAAGTATATGAGAATAGGAGAATTTGCAAAAAAACATAATCTTTCCCAGGATACAATCAGTCATTATATGGATCGCGGTCTGCTGATTGCTGAGAAAAACGGTGGGCAGTATCGATTTAATGAATATGACCATCAGGTAATCGAAAGAATCAAGATGCTGAAAAGGTTGAATTTCTCCCTTGCAGAAATCCAGGAAATTATGAGCTTTTATCGGCTGGAAGGAGAAAATACAAATGAATTTCGTCATTTTTATCTATCCTTATTAGAGCGGAAAAAGCAGCAGATTATCTCTGAGCAGAAGCGATTTGAAAAAATAACCGAGGATTTAAATCATAAAATCAAGGATTTACAGGAGGAAGGAAATAGAAGCCTTAATCATTTAGGACTGCCCTTTCATGCAATCGGTCTTTTACAATGTCCTGAATGTAAAAATACATTGGACATTAATGGTGGATCGATCCGGAAAAGTATGGTCCTTACGGCAGATATTCAATGTGATTGCGGGTATCAGGCTCAAATAGAAGATGGGGTTTATATCGACAAAAATAAAAAAGTAATTGTTGAGAATAAGAACCTTCCAACGAAGAAGGAATTTTTAGAGGCGGCATCACCTAAATTTATCAACCTAATCTATAATGGACTCAATCTTTTAAACCATTATTTGCTTAAGCATACAAAGGAGCCGGGATATATAATGGAGCTCGATTCCTGCTCCGGCCGGTTCCTAGCACAGCATATTGAACATATGCCAAGCACAACGACCTATGTCATAGTCAGTGATAATAAAGAAAGATTATTGAATATCAAAAGAGATATGGAATGGCAGCATCAGCATCAAAGCTTTATCTTTTTTTACTGTGACATAGACCGGATACCCTTAAAGCATTATTCCATTGATATCGTAGTTGATCATTGGTTAACCTCTAATTACGCTAAAAGGAGTAATAGCTTTCTTTTCGATCACGTGTCTCCTTTTTTAAAAGAGGAAGGCTTACTACTTGGGGCATTTCCTTATCTTGAAAAAGGATTAAACAACACAGGACGAGTGGGAAAGTCAATTAGAGAAGTGTTAAATAAGGATATTTTAATAGAAAAATTAGCGGACCAGAATATCTTTAAGCTGGATATGCTGGAATTCGGTCCGGTAATTGAAAATAATCCCTTTATGATGGACGTAATGAATAACCAGACGATGTATTTGGCTTTATACTCGGGAAGGAAAAGACAAAACATCCGTCTAATATCTTCAGAAAAAAAGAAAATCCCGGTCATGCTGTAACAGCTTGAAGCGGTAGCTCATATTATTCTAGAAAAAGCAGACAAGCTTACATAAAGCATAGTCTGCTTTTTCTAATATGACCCGATTGTTTTGCTCTTTCGGAAAAAACATAGACATAACCCCATGTTTTTATGTTTTTTCTTGTTAAAAACTTCACAAATATACCTTGACATGGTCAGAACTCAAGATTCTACAATCAGGATGTAATCATTATTTTTTCAAGGAGGAAAAAACATGGCTCCAAAACGGAAAATAGCATGGGCCTTGGTTCTATGCTTTATGTTATTAGTTAGTTTAATTGGATGTTC comes from Bacillus tuaregi and encodes:
- a CDS encoding amidase, translating into MNEFLFETIENAGNAIKTKRISPVELTQLTLNQIHEHERVNAYITVMEEEALAQAKQLEAELVANQVRGPLHGIPIAVKDIFQTKGVKTTGGSKIFEDWIPDEDAAAVQKLRKAGAVIIGKANLHEFAMGATTENPHYGSTKNPWNEARIPGGSSGGSAVATAMGMAFGAVGSDTAGSIRLPAAMCGTVGFKPTYGVVSRRGCLPFSWSLDHAGPMTRTVQDAAIMLEVMKGHDAKDPASVKRNVPALSDVTLNDLKGVKLGFYVPYMFAGIDVDVKRVIEEAFRQMEILGAEIVPIDLPGIDEALNALKTIAQSEVVSVHEPLLNKYGHLYGDDLKYRFEFGSDITATAYLRAQRRRDQFVRDTMKQMMGIDALVGPTNVQPPFEIGTMVPEMAISNMFTLGKTPLANILGFPALSVACGFTLENLPVGLQLIGKPFTDQRILQIGDCYEKSMPWVKALIKHGTSPFPS
- a CDS encoding VOC family protein, which produces MICKMEHVAIMVRDMEQSIRFYSETFGFNVRLRGNKLDREMVFLYLEAQPDMEIELIQEKTGATEYSETGIVNHLAFTVENMEETIQFLKEKEIILPSEQVKPTLEGGRMILFHGPNRELLQLIEKVK
- a CDS encoding catechol 2,3-dioxygenase, with translation MARIMRLGRVELAVLDLDKSVEYYTKVIGLEETGRMGNSVYLKAWDEFDHHSLILTQSNKAGLVHLAFKVETLDDLAYYERKIEEFGCTTTRISSHTRLAEGEAVHFILPTGHHCELYHEIGFLGSSVGTLNPHPWPLEAVGIAPHRVDHCLLTGDDLKTVTRFFIEALNFRQSERITTVDGEELLGSFLFSTNKAHDLAFVKGPDAKLHHAAFAVDSLHDVFKAADLLSMYEVPFDVTPTRHGITRGQTIYFFDPSGNRNEAFAGGYLSYPDMPTITWTEDKIGQGIFYHRRELSESFMKALT
- a CDS encoding 2Fe-2S iron-sulfur cluster-binding protein; its protein translation is MYKVSLKARNQQFDYPCAPEQTPLRAARDHFIPMPTGCQRGGCGMCKVKVLDGEFDHELTRSHEYLSDEELYNRYALACCMTPKSDLSIITSEDYEKHKKEAEALR
- a CDS encoding YvrJ family protein: MEEFIPLISEVGFPIAVTLFLLYRIEAKLDSVVQSIQSLPERLSGK
- a CDS encoding DUF2922 domain-containing protein — its product is MAKKLELHFTNGLGKTAKLTIDYPKEPVDKTAVKQVMDMVIAANIFGGDNHSFVIAKEARLVEHNVTDYEIV
- a CDS encoding DUF1659 domain-containing protein — translated: MAQTLAKSFKLQLTFETGMNESGKPILKRKTYAGVVDSATADQLYQVGQALASLSIHPLSTVEKNALYEVMA
- a CDS encoding sigma-70 family RNA polymerase sigma factor codes for the protein MDLEFEQLASKYSNMIYSIIHTLHIYKNQDDFYQIGLIALWDASKNFKPEKGKFSTYAYSFIKGRILCALKKEKQYDDQCFYPSEEYWNLLTVETELLEKETLLSHFRHLTDREQKWVLQHFYVGLSNREIARIENRKLATVRSCERRALQKLRRDDAHAFI
- a CDS encoding MerR family transcriptional regulator — translated: MRIGEFAKKHNLSQDTISHYMDRGLLIAEKNGGQYRFNEYDHQVIERIKMLKRLNFSLAEIQEIMSFYRLEGENTNEFRHFYLSLLERKKQQIISEQKRFEKITEDLNHKIKDLQEEGNRSLNHLGLPFHAIGLLQCPECKNTLDINGGSIRKSMVLTADIQCDCGYQAQIEDGVYIDKNKKVIVENKNLPTKKEFLEAASPKFINLIYNGLNLLNHYLLKHTKEPGYIMELDSCSGRFLAQHIEHMPSTTTYVIVSDNKERLLNIKRDMEWQHQHQSFIFFYCDIDRIPLKHYSIDIVVDHWLTSNYAKRSNSFLFDHVSPFLKEEGLLLGAFPYLEKGLNNTGRVGKSIREVLNKDILIEKLADQNIFKLDMLEFGPVIENNPFMMDVMNNQTMYLALYSGRKRQNIRLISSEKKKIPVML